The segment CCGGCACGTTCTCGACTACGCGAAGGGTGTACCTTGCGTACTCTTACTAGACGAACTTGATGCCATCGCAAAACGACGCGATGATGACCAGGAAGTTGGCGAACTCAAGCGGCTGGTGACGGTTCTTCTGCAGGAGGTGGATGATTGGCCCGAAGGAGGCTTACTTGTTGCTGCGAGTAATCACGCCGAATTACTTGATCCGGCGGTTTGGCGACGCTTTGAAAAGAAGGTGGAGTTCGAGTGTCCTGGACGCGATGCGATTCAATTGGCTGTGAATGTGTTTCTTGGCGGGCATGAAGAGATGTCCAACGCTTGGCAATCCGCGTTGGCATTTTTGTTTGCGGGCATGTCTTTTAGTGACATTGAATGCGAGGCGACAGAACTGAAGCGACAGGCCGTGCTGGAATCAAGCACGCTGGAAGAACGATTGATTGATTTTGTGCATCAGCGAATCGCCTCGCAAACGAAGGCTGGGAAAAAGCAGGTGGCTGCGGCACTGGTCGAAGCTGGAATGTCGCAGCGTGCGATCAACGAATTAACGGGACTCAGCCGCGACACCATTCGCAAGATTGAGCTGTGAGGGAAAACTGAAACATGGCGGACCAACCAAGATTCCTGCTGGGAAACGGGCATAACCTAACGAGCCGCGTGAAGGTCACCAAAATCTTGGAGCCAAAGCCGCCGCCCTACGACATCAAGACGGCCAAGGCGAGACTCGCTCCTCAATTTTCGTCCACTGCCAAGTCGCTAGCGGAGATCCCAGACGCCGCTTGCCCGGACGACTACGCGGTCGCCTTGCTAACACTTCATCCTGAATACACAGCAAAGAGTTATTTCCCTGGCGAACTTTTGCGCGAGGCTCGCATGGAGGCAATTGGCTCACGACCAGCTCGGGTTAAACCTCAAGCCTGGAACAAAAAAGCTAGCCCGGAAGAGGCACCGACAACCCAGCTATACGTTGCCGCAAGCCGTCGCAATTTCGCAAGCTTCGCCAACCAACTACCAGGCCTGTCCGAATCTGACACGAGCACGAAGCAACTCTTTGAAATTGAGGTTTTCAAGGCACTGGATGTCAATGACCGAACGCAAAGAGTTGACCGAACAGCGAAAGACCCGTTGCTCGAAGTCGTGTTGCATACATCGGGCGTTCCTCGCGCTGGCCGCATTGTTGAGGCGTTTGAGGAATACGCAGACACGCTCAACCTGCGTCCTGATTTTGATCGCCGATTTGAAGTTGGGTCGCTTTGTTTCTTACCAGTTCGAGCGGCAAATACTGACATTGATAAGCTTGGGCAGTTCGCTTTTCTGCGAACCATCCGGCAAATGCCTGAATTGCGACCGATGAAACCAATCATCCGAACATCAGGTAAGTCCAAGCCCTTTGCAGTAAAGTTGCCCAAGGATCCTCCGCTCGATCCGCAGGTAAAGGCTGCGGTCTTCGATGGTGGTTTGACTGACGAAGCAAGCTTTGGTTCGTTCGTGCATGGACACGAACCCGTTGGTATCGGAGCGCCGGTCGAGACATTCGTCGATCATGGCACATCGGTTACGTCGGCGCTTCTGTACGGTCCGCTCCGAAAAGGCGATACGGTTCGGCAACCTTACGGTCAAGTCGACCACTATCGAGTCCTCGACGATCATTCTGCCAAAGATCCCTACGATCTTTACGACACCCTTGCCCGCATTCGTGATGTCCTGCAAGTTCGGAAGTACGGGTTCGTCAACCTGAGCATTGGCCCGTCGCTACCAATCGAAGACGATGACGTTCACGCCTGGACCGCCGTCTTGGATTCGCTTCTCTCAAGCGGCGAGACTTTGGCGACGGTTGCGATCGGCAACGCCGGCGAAAAAGACCGGCCTTCTGGGAACGCACGTGTTCAAGTGCCATCGGACAGCGTCAATGCGTTGGCTGTCGGAGCAACAGACAGATCGAATGAAAAATGGGCGCGTGCAAAATACAGTTGCTATGGTCCTGGGCGAAGTCCCGGCGTCATCAAACCCGAGGTCGTGTCCTTCGGTGGTTGCTCAGCAGAACCGTTCTTCGTCATGGATTCGTCACTAACAATTGCGATCCCGGAGGCGGGGACAAGTCTCGCTTCGCCCGCAACGCTGCGTCTTGGCATGGGAGTGCGTGCTCACTTCGGCGCAGACTTTTCAGCGCTCGCCATCAAGGCGTTGCTGGTCCACTGCTGCGAACCGCACGAGACACAATCGTCGGATGAGATAGGTTGGGGGAGAGTGCCCGGCGACGTGGAACAGCTTGTCGTTTGCGGTGATGGCGTCGCGCGCGTCGTGTTCCAAGGTGAGTTGACACCAGGACAATACCTGCGCGCCCCGGTTCCCATGCCGGCTGGCAAGCTAACAGGAATGGTCTCGATCTCAGCCACGTTCTGCTTCGCCAGCGAAACGGACCCGAATGATCCGGGGAACTACACGCGAGGCGGATTGGACGTGACATTCCGGCCAAACGCGGACAAGTATGCTGTAGATGCTGCCCATCCAAAATCGAGCTCGTTCTTCCGCAGTTCCGACTACGACACTGAGGGGTCGCTACGACGAAACGCCCACAAATGGGAAACAACTTTGCATCGGCAACGGAGCTTTCAGCCAAAATCCTTGAAAGACCCAATGTTCGACGTCCACTACCAAGTTCGTGAATCGGGCCGCACAACGAGAGCGAGCGACAAGATCCGGTATGCAATGATCGTTACCATCAACGCTCCCAAAATGCCGGACCTGTACGATAAAATTGTCCAACGGTTCCAAACTCAGATTGAGCCGATGACGCCGCTAATCGAAGTTCCAATCCGCGTTTAGGTGCTAACTGTCCTGCTGACGGTGAAGCGAGATCAGATCGTCCGTACAGAACGAAAGCCCCAGGCAAGCAGGGACTTTCGCGGCATTTTCCAGCACTACTTGGCTGGTTTCTCTTTCGGTTGCGACTGGGTGGTCTTCTTGTCGCTGTCGTTCGACGAGCCCTTCGGCTCGTGGCTACCGGAACCATTCGTCATAGCAAATTCCTCGAGAGTGAGAAGCAAAAACGACGATGCAGACGATCGTCTGTATAAACATCGTCTGTAGAGCTATCGAGTTCAAGGGGTGATCTTATCTAAATGGATCAAATTGAACTCGAATTCGGAAAAGTTGTACGCAAATACCGCGAAAAGGCTGGCCACTCACAAGAGGGGTTCGCCGATGTTGCCGGTCTGCATCGAACTTACATCAGCTCGATTGAGCTTGGGAAAGTCCAGGTCGGTATCGGCGTCGCCGAAAAGCTCGCCATTGCGCTGGACGTTCCGCTGAGTAAGCTATTTCGGGAGATTGAAAGGCGACGCGATAACCAATCCGGTTAGCTTTTGGTTTAGTAGCAGGTCGAGTCGCTCGTAGTATTTACGAAGCGTGTCGCGTGAGCCCAAAAAAAGCAGGCTGCTGATTGCCAAAGCTCCCACGTCTGGCCAGGCAGGCCAAGAGACTAGGTAAGCCGTTCTCCAGCACCCATACGCGAATAGCCAAGCGAAAAGACTATTTCCGTAGAACTGGTAGTAGCGATACTGGTTTTCGTTCAGCAAGGTGAACGCTTCTGAGTTGGCTTGCAGCCGGGAGAAGTCCCAGTTTGGTCGAATTATCCCGGTCCATTCGTTGATTCGATCAAGCACCAACCAGCGAACCGTGCTGCTGAGCAAACCAACAAAAATTGCGGCCAACGACGAATACAAAAAGCCGCCAACTGAAACTCCGCCGTCACCGGCGATCCACGATTTGATAGTGGGGGACTGAAAACTTGCACCGCAGATCGCGATGAACCCCGGTACGAGGTAAGCAATGACAAGGCCGAAGTTTTTGTCGGTTAGATTGTTCACGCGGAAAGACTAGGCGGTCTTTGCCAATGGCGCAAACAGGTGTCACCTACGCGGTATGGAGGCGATCCCTCGAAAGCCGCAGCGTGCCGACGTCCAGATCGAGAGCCAACACCCTATCGTCCATTTTCGATCATTTGTCGGATGAGCGGCAGCTCGACGAAGCAATGGGACCGTAGCGGGCTCTTATCGAAATGCACTCGAGCCACCTCCAGTCGACTATCAGTCCGCGACACTACATCGACTCCTGACCTGGCAAAAGGCTGGCAACCGAAGCTGAACTGAAGCAGCACCAGCACCTGATAGAGGTCATGCCTTTGTGTCATCGAAGACGATTCGAAATTCTCAAAACATCTCGTGAGAATGCGCATCGCGACCAACTTCTCGCCCCTGCGAAATTCCCAAATTGCGCGAACTAAATCCCATCTCACATCGATCAGGAATCGATTCGTGTTCTTAACTTGTTCCAGCGACTCTCGCTGCTCATGAAACCAAGCAAACTGCTTGGCCGCAATTTTCATTCCATCTTGACTTGCGGATTTCGAGGCGATTCTCGCCATCCCCATTCGTTCATGAACAATCATCTCAAAAATCTGAAGTGCCAAGGATTCGTCTTCGAGATCCTCAATGGCTAGACTGTGCCCCGCTTCAAAATTGAGGGCCGCAAGCCGATGAAATCGCGCCTTTGCCAGCGCGTTTGAAGCGTTCGGATGATCCTTGCTCCAAACAGGCTCACTACCTGGTATCAATCGACGTGTGAGCTGACCGCGAAGAAGAATCAATTTGGCAATCCACTCGGTGTTGGCACGCCTACGTGTCATCATTCGATCGACTCCACCTCTCGCAAGTTCGATGAGCCGGTTGCTCTGCTCCGCGAAATCGTCCACAGGAGAGGTGACGAGCCTGTGCGTTGAGAATTCAATTGCCATCTCGACGAGTGAGAAAGAATCGAACGGTGTAAATTCATTCGTACCTACGAAACGCAGGTGTTTTTCAAGCAGCTCTTGCACTTCAACAAAATCCGTTGGGTTGATAACCCCATGGTTTGAAAGCCCTGTGTAGTTCAGCCCATAAGTGTCGTTCCCGAGCCAGCCCTGCAGCGATTGCAAGTCTTGGAAGTGAGTCGACAGCCGCTCAACACCGGCAGCTGGAGGTGCGAAGTAGTTGGAGCCTAAATCGAACTCGATCTCAATTCCGCGCAAAACAGACTCGCGCATTCGTTGAGACGATCGGCCGTTCACAAAGGTCTTTCGTGAGATCTCCGACTCATTCTTCACGGAAGCCTTGTCTCCGATTAGATGCGAGCAACGGTGAAAGAACTTCGCCTCTCCAACCTCTTCGATGAGACTGTCAAGCAAATGGTCTGCGTAGGCAGATCTCCTGTCCTTGCGAGGCTTGCTCATTCGATTCTCGATGACCTGGGATGACTTGGGAATTCCGTTTCGTGCTGGACGAGCTGAAACATATCCTCTGATTGTAAACGCAACCCTACACCAGTGCAGATTAAGCGGAACAGCACGGCCAACAACCGGCGGAACGCAATAGAAGTCGCCGACGATGAACACACGCGAAACGGACAAAAGAATGATCAGATCATCAACGGCCTTCAGAACGTCGCCCCCTACCGCGACGGGAAGTAATTCGGCTTCACTGGAGCGCATACTAGACTCGGTGCGTTGCTACGATCAGGAGTCGTCTATGGCAATCCGACTGATCCCCACTGAGGGACTGATGAGCAAACTACAGAGGGAAATGTACTTGTCGGTTCAGTGTGGTCGATATCTTCATGCCCCACCAGAGAATCTAGACAAGGCAATTGCTTACCCAGATATTCACCACCTACAGTCTGTCTTTTCGGAAACATGCGAGGTAATCGCACGTGTTTTAAAAGGCAACTATGTCTGTCCCGATTTCCTGTCCGGTCTGCAGGCCATGCAGTTGGTAGTCGCATCGTTCAGTACGCCTGGGGATCTCGTTCTTTCAATATCCGAGGAGCACGGCGGACATGCTTCGACGGCGTCGATAGTCAAAGACCTCGGTCGGCAAAGTGCTTCGCTTCCATTCGATCCTGAAAAACATCAGATCGCGACAGAGAGTCTGGATCCCGAGGAAGACCCTGCCTTGGTCCTTGTCGACCATTCAAACGTTCTGCGATCACATGACTACGTAGAACTGGCAGATCAGTATCCAGACGCGATCCTCGCTGTTGATATTTCCCAAGTAATGGCTCTCGTCGCCAGTGGCGATTTCCCAAATCCACTGGACAGCGGAGCGGACCTGATCTTCGGGAGTACTCACAAGTCAATGAATGGTCCGCAGAAAGCGATTGCCGTTACGCGGAATGACGCAGTGTTTAGAAATCTCCAAGAGACGGTGGATATCCACATTTCAAATAATCACCCAGCCAGCGTGGCCGCCCTGGGGATTTGCTTTTCCGAATTTGAGCTGTTTGGATTCGAGTATGGAGCCATGCTGCTCCACTGCGCGAGGGCGCTGTCGCACCAGCTTGATCGCAACGGAATCACCGTCTATGGTCGTTTCAATGGTGAGTTCACTAGCACCCAACATGTTTGGATCGACGTCGAGAAATGCACGAAACTAACTGCTATCGAAGCGGTACAGACGCTACATTCGGTAGGACTGATTGTAAACACTTTGTATCTGCCGACCGGCGGAGAATCTGGTGCTGGGGCTAAGGGTCTTCGCCTTGGAACAACAGAAGTTGCCAGGCTCGGGATGGGCCCTGACGAAATGGGCTTGATCGCTGAAGCAATCGCCGACGCCCTGCTGTCTCGCGTTTCACTAGACGACATACGAGAAAGAATGCTGCAGCTGCGTGAGCGCTTTCAGCGTGTTGAGTTTTGCACAGATGCCCTTGGTCAACGACATTGAGTTAGGTGAACGATACAATGAAACCCGCAATCGTCTTAGTGAGTGGCATGAGCGGATCGGGGCAAAGCTTCTTGATCCAAACCCTGAAAGATGCCCACGTTGTAAGCAGTGAGGGTTCACGATACCTCACTCGTCCGCTCCGTCCAGACGACAACTCTTCTCAAATCTCTGCAACTTTAAAACGTCTAGTTGGTGAGTGCTCTTGGTTCTACGAGAAGTACGGCACGCGATACGGATTCGCAATCCCGAATATGGTAAGATCTCGACTAACGCTTGCCGTCATTGCTGGAGATTTGGATAAGCTCTTGTCGCTGAAATATGCAATCTCACGTGAGGCACCGGGTATCCCGATTGGCCTACTTCGACTGAGCGTGCCAATTGATCTAATCGCTGCCCGACTTTTAACAAGGTTTGGCTACGGAGAATCACTTGACGAGAGGGTTCTCGATAATCGCGATCTTGAGTCTTACGAAATGCCACAGCAGGAGTTGCTGAAGCGATTTGTGGACATCAGCTACATCCACAATATTTCAAATACCGAGGCCATCTTGATCGATGCTCCCGCGAGAGCCATATCGAAAGCAGCGATAGTCGAGTTCGGCAAATCCGTTGTTGCAAAAGCAGTTGTCGCCGCCGACATGATGTCGACTGACATATCTACGCCTCGAATAGTAACGTCCACTAGTGATATGCCGATCGCTGTAACAGAGGTGCTTGGATGCCTTGGAGAAACGGCGAAGCAGCAAGGTGTCAGTCTTTACCTAAAGGGAGGGGTTGCGGTTTCTCTGTATGCAAACAGTACGCGAACACACCTGAATACCGATGCCAATGGCATACTCAGCGAACTCCCCTCGCTGCATAGGGAAGTGAGCAGGCCGGTTTCTCTCGACATCGACTGGATGCCAGAAGTCGAAGCCGAACAAGATCACCGACGTTGCGTTCGGAGTCTTGTGCGTGGTGACGATCTGCTTGAGTTTTCCGAAAACTGGGATGAGAAGCTTTTTCATTCTCGCAAATTTTGTAGCGAGTATCGCGGGGTTGAACTTGATTGCGTTTCTGTCAGTCGAATACAGCCGACCGGCAGTCCTTTTACTTTCGAGTTCTTTGTCGACGATTTCGTCTCAAGTCGCTCTCGCAAAACTGAGGTTGATGGTTTACAGCTCCTTCCACCTGAGCTCTTGATGTTTGAAAAGCTGCTAGCGGGCAGAAATGAGGATTACGGCAAGTTTGATTTCGTTGATGCGGCCATATTGGCGATGGGAAATCGCTTGTCCGACGACTTACTATTGCATCTTGTCTTTCTACAAAAGCACATTGAGGGACGTGAGGAGACGATCGAGCCAAGATTTTTCCAGGACAAGGAATTACACCGACTTGGCTTCAAATCACCCAATATCAGAGCGATTACGATGCGGCGATGCGGCCAGGATGGTTCAAATAGAAATCCTTTCGATTCGAGTCGAGATGGAATTAAGCAACTTGCGATGTTGGATCGGCTGCACGCCAACATTGGATGTCTTCTCCGACGGCCAAAATCCGACAGTCAGGTGAGCGACAGTAGTGCATCGTATCTTAGGCAGTTTGAGAGTAAATCACTTACTCGACGGTTCGTCGCAATACAGTCTTGGGCTGAGTACATTGCTGAGTACGTAGTGGGCAGGGCAGACGTACACGTAAAGTCATCCCGACAGTGGAATGGTGTTGACGATTCTTAGTTCCATTTCGGCTCGGTCTTGGATTACATATGCTTGTGAATCAACAAATCGCCTGATAAGAAGACTTATCGGCAAATATTGAGTGATTTCAGGGGGTTAGGGCGGTTACAGTTGCACATTGTTGTCCATTCGCAGTCGGACTTCGGCGAGCGCTGTCGTTAATGCTTCCTCGACCTGCTCGTAGTTGCAGTCCTTCGGAGTCGAGACGACGACCTTGACGCCCTCCTCACTTGCGAAAGTCAGTCTCGCTC is part of the Rubripirellula reticaptiva genome and harbors:
- a CDS encoding AAA family ATPase, translating into MDHSQEQSKDLVHLSRLALAGRVQDVQTYVVRMARRYKKRLPELGEQLNEIVKQAPTRQSPLRSETVAAIPVDRDSRLQLLRHELSPSLDHAPIWTGSVEASLKRIVMEHERQQELLDAGLAPTRTAIFTGPPGVGKTMAARWLAQSLQRPLLTLDLSAVMSSFLGRTGNNVRHVLDYAKGVPCVLLLDELDAIAKRRDDDQEVGELKRLVTVLLQEVDDWPEGGLLVAASNHAELLDPAVWRRFEKKVEFECPGRDAIQLAVNVFLGGHEEMSNAWQSALAFLFAGMSFSDIECEATELKRQAVLESSTLEERLIDFVHQRIASQTKAGKKQVAAALVEAGMSQRAINELTGLSRDTIRKIEL
- a CDS encoding S8 family peptidase: MADQPRFLLGNGHNLTSRVKVTKILEPKPPPYDIKTAKARLAPQFSSTAKSLAEIPDAACPDDYAVALLTLHPEYTAKSYFPGELLREARMEAIGSRPARVKPQAWNKKASPEEAPTTQLYVAASRRNFASFANQLPGLSESDTSTKQLFEIEVFKALDVNDRTQRVDRTAKDPLLEVVLHTSGVPRAGRIVEAFEEYADTLNLRPDFDRRFEVGSLCFLPVRAANTDIDKLGQFAFLRTIRQMPELRPMKPIIRTSGKSKPFAVKLPKDPPLDPQVKAAVFDGGLTDEASFGSFVHGHEPVGIGAPVETFVDHGTSVTSALLYGPLRKGDTVRQPYGQVDHYRVLDDHSAKDPYDLYDTLARIRDVLQVRKYGFVNLSIGPSLPIEDDDVHAWTAVLDSLLSSGETLATVAIGNAGEKDRPSGNARVQVPSDSVNALAVGATDRSNEKWARAKYSCYGPGRSPGVIKPEVVSFGGCSAEPFFVMDSSLTIAIPEAGTSLASPATLRLGMGVRAHFGADFSALAIKALLVHCCEPHETQSSDEIGWGRVPGDVEQLVVCGDGVARVVFQGELTPGQYLRAPVPMPAGKLTGMVSISATFCFASETDPNDPGNYTRGGLDVTFRPNADKYAVDAAHPKSSSFFRSSDYDTEGSLRRNAHKWETTLHRQRSFQPKSLKDPMFDVHYQVRESGRTTRASDKIRYAMIVTINAPKMPDLYDKIVQRFQTQIEPMTPLIEVPIRV
- a CDS encoding helix-turn-helix domain-containing protein, encoding MDQIELEFGKVVRKYREKAGHSQEGFADVAGLHRTYISSIELGKVQVGIGVAEKLAIALDVPLSKLFREIERRRDNQSG
- a CDS encoding PLP-dependent aminotransferase family protein, with amino-acid sequence MAIRLIPTEGLMSKLQREMYLSVQCGRYLHAPPENLDKAIAYPDIHHLQSVFSETCEVIARVLKGNYVCPDFLSGLQAMQLVVASFSTPGDLVLSISEEHGGHASTASIVKDLGRQSASLPFDPEKHQIATESLDPEEDPALVLVDHSNVLRSHDYVELADQYPDAILAVDISQVMALVASGDFPNPLDSGADLIFGSTHKSMNGPQKAIAVTRNDAVFRNLQETVDIHISNNHPASVAALGICFSEFELFGFEYGAMLLHCARALSHQLDRNGITVYGRFNGEFTSTQHVWIDVEKCTKLTAIEAVQTLHSVGLIVNTLYLPTGGESGAGAKGLRLGTTEVARLGMGPDEMGLIAEAIADALLSRVSLDDIRERMLQLRERFQRVEFCTDALGQRH